Within Plasmodium reichenowi strain SY57 chromosome 3, whole genome shotgun sequence, the genomic segment tttttttttttcttaatcCTTCATATGTAGTGcatattcaaaaaataaataaatagatGAAATTtgtatgaaaaaatataattaacatatatatataaataaataaatgcataaatatatatatatatatatatatatatatatatttaatatatatattatattgttacATTTGCGTACTTTNNNNNNNNNNNNNNNNNNNNNNNNNNNNNNNNNNNNNNNNNNNNNNNNNNNNNNNNNNNNNNNNNNNNNNNNNNNNNNNNNNNNNNNNNNNNNNNNNNNNNNNNNNNNNNNNNNNNNNNNNNNNNNNNNNNNNNNNNNNNNNNNNNNNNNNNNNNNNNNNNNNNNNNNNNNNNNNNNNNNNNNNNNNNNNNNNNNNNNNNNNNNNNNNNNNNNNNNNNNNNNNNNNNNNNNNNNNNNNNNNNNNNNNNNNNNNNNNNNNNNNNNNNNNNNNNNNNNNNNNNNNNNNNNNNNNNNNNNNNNNNNNNNNNNNNNNNNNNNNNNNNNNNNNNNNNNNNNNNNNNNNNNNNNNNNNNNNNNNNNNNNNaaaaaaaaaaaaaaaaaaaaaaaaaaaaaaaaaaaaaaaaaagctGGAAAATGGAATATACTTGaagtatataaaaagtacCACAATGGAGAAGACTGATATAGgatatttaaaaattgaagatacaattaaaaagaaattgttttctaataatttaaaaacaaGTATGGCACATAACGCAATGAAACAAAGATAatctatataataaatatatgtatgttttttttttttttttttttttttttttttttatagttGAAGAGCTAAGCACGAATTATCTGGAAAATGTCAATTTCAAGGTTGGAAAATATAATCcatctttatatttatattacatataaaaaaaaacatatatatataaaatatatatatataaaatatatatatataaaatatatttatatatatatatatatatatatatatatatatgtacatatttttgTTGACTTTCATCTTGTAGGAAATAAGCTTCATACAGGCAGAACTTTTCAAACAACATATGAAAGAACTAGGTTTAAAGGAGACTCAAGAAAAAGGTGATATTAAACAAAATGTACATTCAATTAAAAGATACTgtaaagatatatattcaataaGTGATCatgaaaaatattgtacgagaaagaaaaagaatatatattgttcttatatgaataaatcTGAACGTTTTAATGGGAACGATAAAGATCTTTCTTCCTCTTCGACATATACTTCATCTTATAATTTGTCATCTAACATATCATGTGACATATCAAATGATAGGTCATCTTATATTTCGTCTGATACATCATCTGAATTATCATCTGATAAGTCAACAAATTCGTCTAGCATTTCATCCAGCTCATCATTAAAGTCCTCCTTTTATCACACACAACCTAGGATGTATAATCCGTACGAAGGACTAATACATGAAcataatacaaatatgtACACATCCATCAAGTgcaataatattaatgattatgtgaatgataaagataagaagaataaaaaaagtcTTCCATATAAAAAACCAAACTCATTAGAAGAAaattttttgatatattcagactttatgaaaaagaatatacaaaataagaaatattataaaacaaCAATTGATTCTttaaatgatttattatgtGATGGTATAGAGACAACACagttatattatttttacgGTGAAAAgacaaaaataaataaaattattctaatcaatttattatatgatattattgTTAACAATAGATATGATAAAAGACGTTTGTCGATCAATAATGAGTccataatatttatatattttagtcatattaatgatatatCTAAGATACTTCATATTgtaacaaataaattaaaaagagatgaacaatatgaatataatataacagAGGATGATATCCTACAACGTTTCTATATGTTAcgaattaaaaatatttcagaaattatatcctttttatCTTATATTAAACAGCATTcattgaaaaataaatggaATGTATATTctgataataaaaattataataataaagaagaaaacTACATAAAAAGTCATCATTACAATAATGATGTACATATAAAGATGGAACAtggaaataaatataatactcatcaatataataattatatacataataaaaatgatagactaaaaaacatttcttgtataactatatataattttactaatttattaaaaaatataaatatcaataatccctttgattatttttaccTCATAAGAGAATTAAAAATTGTGGCAAGTATGTTAAATATAGCTATCCTCATTTTTGATGTTGCAAAACATGAAGGGGTGGATAGTAACcacaataataaaaataataaaaaggaattaaaaatgaaaaatataacaactcaaaatgaaaaagaatataacAACACCGGCACGACGGCAACGACCAGGATGATCatcataaataataataataataataataacaacaacaacaacaacaacaacaacaacaataataataataataataataataaatgtgaAAGTGCCGTAAATAGTCACAATAAATTTTAccataattttattaatcaATCTCATCAAGATATAAACCAGGAACCTTATACTCATATTATagataataaagatattatatcaacacaaaaaaaaaaaatatatatgaccAACAtgaaacaaaataatattcatatggAAAATTATTCTAGTGATACTACAAGTAATGATACCATTATCTATGAAgaaaattcaaaaaatagTAGCCTCTCAGATTTAACagtattaaatattaataataatgtttcAAATAATCAAcatataaatcatttttcttataCTATGAATAATCCTAGTAACCATAGtataaaaacaattaatcaaaataatgataatataactttcttatataattcaaatatCTCTTTTCGTATTAACAAAATACCCTTACCATTCCAAATTTATAACAACTTTAATATTGTTGTACAAATTGACCTTATACaaaaaatcaaaaagaaaaaattcATTAGATTTACTCTTATCAAatcacaaaaaaatattaaatatcTCTATTcttattcttatattaaaaaaaatatattaattgaTATGTAGCATAAATTATcataacataaatataaaaatataattatatgtatatatatatatatatatatatatatatatgtgttgttgttttttttttttttttttggtatatacatatttctGGTACATATCTTATTCATTTCATAAatacacaaaaaaatataataacataacACACACAAGTATTTATAGGTGTGTAAAAACACttaatatttacatatttatttaatataaatatttttttcttttaatgtatattttttaaaaagaagaaataaaaaaaaaaaatattaatatccCATTTtgattaattttttttttttttctatatgtccttattaaaaataattattgGTGTTCATGTGGTACACTTTATAAATTGGCACGTTAAAAAGAAGTATATTAATTTAGGTAAacaaaacataaaaatattttagCGGACCCAGAGCtgtaaaattaaaaatttatacatGTATGTATATTCCCATTAGGAGTTATTaatttgttaatatatatatatatatatatatatatatatatatatatatatatatatttatttatttatatatttatttatatttattattttttaaaaatgattattACTCGTCGTCGTTGTGTATACTGCAGTCCATAAAACTAGGTAAGAAAAAAGGAGAACCACTCTTTACATTTTTTGATTCTTTTCCTATGGTAAGCCTAACATTATCtcctttatatatatatccatactaaaaataaaataaataaataaataaataaccatatatatatatatgtatatattttatatattcattcaATAAAAActtgttttatattactattaGGTTGTGCAAAATATTTCCTAATTCTATTGATCTTTTTTTCGACAGTATAACATTCGTTGTTCTGCTTTGAGCTGTTAATATCATGGGACCAAActgaagaaaaataaaatatacatatatatatatatatatatatatatatatatatatataacaatatagaataatatataataagaattattaaaaatataacaaaaaaaaataatttctaaaataaaaagttagttaatataaataaataaaagcTGTATTCCATCATACCTTGACACCTGATATTTTTTCCCAAACAGCATCTGCTGGATGATATGAAACTCCtacaaaagaaataaagataaaaatatataatcatatatatatatatatatatatatatatgtatatgtgtttgtattatttttcttattacTGTATGAAACTgtcttattattttcatcaacAAAAGTTGAATATCCAGGATCACTTTTATTCTCCTCTCTAGTATCCtgatttatattatcttggttattattttgtttaaatTCATTAGAATACTGCTCaatatctttttttcttcttcttccCCTTCTTTTATGAATTTTTGAAAATTCTTTCTCAGAATGTTGTCCTTCTGATTCACTTACAGAAGATCGtgtattctttttattatttctgttcatttcttcttcatcttcATAAGAAAAATCATCGTTTTGACTTTTCGTTTGTTCCATATTTCTATGATAAAAGTTTGGATCCAAATTATTTCCTTGTTCGTTATCATGATTATTAAACATTGGCCCCATTTGCTCTTCCGTCAAGTTTccattataattattgttCATCATATTAGATACTACGTATAAGGAAGGATTCAATGgtttatttgtattattatataaagcAGGATGGTTGAATGGTTGATTCATGGTCATACTTAAAGGTTGATTTAGTTGTTGATTTAGTTGTTGATTTAATTGTTGATTTAATTGTTGATTCATTTGGTGGTTTAATTGATGGTTTAATTGATGGTTTAATTGATGGTTTAATTGATGGCTCATTTGATGATTCATTTGCTGATCTAACTGTGCATTCATTTGATGACTTATCTGTTGATTTATTTGTTGATTCATTTGTTGATTCATTTGTTGATTCATTTGCTGATTCATTTGTTGATTCATTTGCTGATTCATTTGCTGATTCATTTGTTGATTCATTTGTTGACTTAGCTGATGATTCAACTGCTGGTTGATCGGTTCAGCTAGCTGTTGTCCTATTGTCTGAGGTGGGGGAATTACCTGATAATTTATTGCCTGACCAAGGGGTTGCCCCACTTGGTGTCCTAATGGTTGTACAACCTGCTGATCTAAAGGAAGATTTATAACAGTATTGGCTAGTTGATTATTAAATGGTGGATTGATAATTGTATTAAGATTAGTATATAAAGGTTGATTCATATCATTTACGAGATTAGGATTCAAATTATTTAGATTCATATTCTGAATATTTGTATTAGTAGCTTGATATGATGAAGAAGCATTACTGTTACTAGCCAAATCAGTAGGTTGTGTTTCTTCCGGTGGgttttttttcattttagGTCGTCccctttttcttttaacAGGTGGTGCTGGGTTATCATTAGTTTTGTTTATGTTTTCCaagttattattattttgaatattattatttgtaatGGGTACATTTGGTACTATATTAGCGGGTACCACATTAGCAGGTACCACATTAGCAGGTACCACATTAGCGGGTACCACATTAGCGGGTACCACATTAGTGGGTAACACATTAGCTGGTACAACATTAGCGGGTATCACATTAGTGGGTATCACATTAGCTGGTACAACATTAGCGGGTATCACATTAGCTGGTATCACATTAGCTGGTACACTTGTAGTAGGAAGAACCATTCCATTCATATTTGGTACtataaaatttttcatattattattgactatatttaaattattcatattatttacattttccTTTTCATCTTTATTGGTTTCGTTTATAAAATTTCTCGAATTTTCTTCTCGTTTCTCATCACTAGGTGGgatattttgtttatctGACAGactataattatttttatcttcatttatatCTCCAACATAGTTCATAGGGATATTGTttggatatatatttctttgATTCATTACatgatatttattattattattattattattatcatcattatatttatcattattattattatcattatgattattattattattattttcatccgtcaagttcatattattatataacatattattatcatcaatatttttattatgatcTTCATGTATATTAACTTTTGTATTCATGTAGTTATCACTATAATTTAAATAGTGATCATTTAATTCATTatcatgataataatttttatcatatgCTCTTCCTTCTTCTATATCATAAGGATGTTTGTAATATACATCATTTCCATCAATATTATTGTgattatcataattattatgtttatatttattgttaCACAAATTAtcctttattattaatttagtatattttttattattaaaagatgaagaaccatcatcatataaataagaagaatctttattatcatatttattattcatgTTAGATGTGTATTTGTTTTTGTGTTCAACCATTTCATATGGATAACTATCAAgatatacatttttttcgtttttataatattcatttctataaatataatttttattatattcttgattatttattatataatttctctctttattataaaacatgttatccattttattttttttttcgtcTGCCTCCAgttcattattattaagattgaatttattattttgttgaTTGCTAATTCGATTTTcatgcatatatatattcctattcctattaatattattatttagaTTATCTGTGTCGTCAattgtattatattcattcaATAGTTcattatgtttataatacatattattttcatcgACATGTTTAAATGtggtatttttttttttctgcATCATTCGATATTCTTCTTCTCCAGATTCTAAATTCATACTTTCATTATTTATCTCACCACTTTCTTCTCTTCTCTTATAACTCTTCTTTGGTaaatttttcaaatatgTCGTTGTATTGGTTCCTCCTACAATATGATGATTATATccataattatttttatcatcatacattttatttttatcatcatacattttatttttatcatcatacattttatttttatcatcatacattttatttttatcaacatacatattatttttatcatcatacatattatttttatcatcatatatattatttttatcaacatacatattatttttatctaatgtgtgtattttttcgtccatattattattattattattattattattattattatatatataatcattttcATCACCTCTTTTAATATCAACCTTTTCATCAAATGAACTATATcgttttaatttttctttctcataataattatttaaagcATTTCCTTTATTGTAATAATCTTTATAATCattgtaataatttttattcatatatttagaTTTATGCacattttcttcatcatcataaaAATGGTACTGATCCCGATTAACATTATAATATCTATCATCATATTgattatctatatatttatcatcattataatgAACCTCAGGATATGgttcattttctttatcatcattatttttcataaacatatttttttcattatattttatatttttataataataagaattttcatttaattcatttttcttatcATTTCTATTAGATACACGATTGTAATAATCATTATATCGTGATGGAacatcattataatattctgGATAATCCTGTTCtctataatatatatcgGAATCTACATTggaatatttttctttatttgtatattttaaaacattttcATATCCCTCATCACTATTtaattgtttatatttcaCTCGTTTATCACTATTATATCTAGCCAATTTATTATCTCTTTTAAGAATATAACCTTCACTAAatctattattataatttgaaTAATTATTGGATGGactatttttatcattCGTTTCTTCATGCTCTACATGTTCATCTTGATCTACTACATCATTATGATGTTCTATTTTGTCCTTATCATTATGATCATactttttatcatatttataaagatgattatgatgatgataacCATCACTAGGATCATActtttcatcatatttatgATGATGACCATCACCATGATCATActtttcatcatatttatgATGATGACCATCACCATGATCATactttttatcatatttatgatGATGACCATCACCATGATCATactttttatcatatttatgatGATGACCATCACTATGATCATactttttatcatatttataatgatgaCCATCACTATGATCATactttttatcatatttatgatGATGACCATCACCATGATCATACTtcttatcatatttataatgatgaCCATCACCATGATCATACTtcttatcatatttatgGCGATGATCATCTTCATTTCGTTGAAAATTCTTTTCATTGATCATGCTTCTCCTTATTTGTGTAATTCTTCTTATAAAactttctttattatttttctcctcttctttattaatattaactaccctataaatatttttatttagtCTTATAGctttttcttcattattatttttaatagaTACGATTTTTTCATTAGGCAATTTTTCACTTTTATTACTATGATCTGAATGATCACTATGATGATTTGATACCATAgaatgtatatttatatcatcattagtagcatttatattttctttaaaataatGATCTTTTAAGAAAgaactttttttttttttttttttttttttcttgttcattatatcataataatctTCATTTAATCCTTCTTCAggtttataatatatattatttttttcttccttcttattatgaataaatgGTGAGTTCTTTTtctcttcatttttttctaataataaattaatcTGTTCTTTTCCATGTGCATGTATACCGTTCATACTATTCCGtgttttcttctttttatatattttattaggTGTATTTATAGAATAACATGAACCAAGAGTAGAAATGTcattatcaaaataaagTTCCTCTTCTTTATCAGAATCAAAAAAAGAGGACACGTCCTCATCTACATAACTTATTCTACTTAGAGTATTGTCTAGGTTGTCGTTTAATAACTGTGAGCTGTTTAATCTGTATATTCCACATATACTATCACTCTgattattactattattcatattatcaacattattactatcattattaaagtcctctttcttttttaaagtATCAACAACAGATGGATTTAACTGTTCATTAAAGTTACTAAAATTAAGGCTCTCATTGTTTTCCCTACcatgaaaaaataaaataatataatataatataatataatataatataatataatataatataatataatataatataatataatataatataatataatataataaaataataataataatgataaagcacgtacatatgtataatgtctatatatatatatatgtatgtatgtacttatgtatatatctttttatatttaaacatAAAAACACTTGTtcctctttttttttttttttttttttttttttttataaatattttaaaaaaactTACAAGGACGATAAGGGCTTTCTTTCTATAACAGTAAATAAACCATTGCTAGCCGTTGATTGATCAAGCCtctataaaaattaaaatatatatatttttttttttccacacatgttaattattataaaatatatatatatatatatatgtattttttttttatattcatttaaaaagaaaaaaaaaaaaatgtctTAGTagatacatataaatacaatatatataaatatatttatacatatacaattataattttcttctttaaaCTTACGAATTCGgttttcttttcattattcataattaaaaatgtatattcttttatatataaaatatatgtatatttaaaaaaataatatagtGGACAGGGgagaaaaaacaaaatataaatatcgtcttgagaaaaaaataaatatgtaccttttattatagcacttaaatatattaacccaatgaaaaattaataaaaatcatttatatgaaatatttatataaaggtcaatacatacatatatatatatatatatatatatattatattgtttatattacatttattttatatatttatggCCTTTTCGTATTTTGCTCTTTCCAAAGAAATAACAGttcaattttttaaagCGTACATAGAAAAGTTAaatgaaatttttttttttttattagcAGTTCATATTcatgtgtatatatattacataatatttattaaatatatatatgtatatatatatatatatatatatatatatataattatatattcatcaCAATATTtcaaacaaaaaaaaaaaaaaaaaaaatatacatatatatatatatatatatatataaattataaaatataatatatataatatataattaaataaatattataatttattgaACATTATTctaaaattaaaaaatcaaatctctctaaaaaaaaaaaattaaaataaaataaatatgttatacataatttatttataatataaatattttatattcgtgtatttttattttacataatatatttatatatatatatatatatatatatatatatatatatatatgtgtattgTATTGTATTACTTATgcaaaaataaaaaggaaaaaaataaatttatgttatattaaattatatatgaaataaaaaatattataaaaaaagaagaaagaatttttttttttttttctactTGTGTGTTTTAcgaaatatttattcataataaaaaaaaaaaaaaaaaacacaataatatataaaatatttatgtcattattactaataatatataatatatatatatatagtatatttttaatatagtatataattttattttatatttttatgtgcatataaattattatatattatatatatatatatatatatatttatttgtcCTCTTTTTAATTGGttataagaaaaatgggttatttttacttatgtttaaaaattaagataaaaaaaaaaaaaaaaaaaggaaaaagtATTGTActacatttttataataattatatataacaaaaaaaacaagaaaaaaaatacatacgaagataaaaatatatagaaagtaatgaataatatacgaagttcattttttctccatcatattttatacgCGTATAAAGTTAAATCTAAAAATTAATCATCTGTCccttttttgtttttctttttgttttttttaaaccTCTCAAAAGcaaaatatatctatttatttaaaataaattatatttaattcaaataagatattattattttttttttttttttcaccAGAAAGGTTATATGAAAACCTtcattatgtatataaaatggATGAGCATAAAATTAGAAATAAAgtattgtaataataataggaataaaaaaaaaatatatataataataaaaaaaaaaaataataataaaaaataaaataaaataaaataaaataaaataatgtgtcattattttataatatataaacgttcttattaacaaaaaaacaacaaattatttttctcctttttattaataattttagA encodes:
- a CDS encoding hypothetical protein (conserved Plasmodium protein, unknown function), whose amino-acid sequence is MEKTDIGYLKIEDTIKKKLFSNNLKTIEELSTNYLENVNFKEISFIQAELFKQHMKELGLKETQEKGDIKQNVHSIKRYCKDIYSISDHEKYCTRKKKNIYCSYMNKSERFNGNDKDLSSSSTYTSSYNLSSNISCDISNDRSSYISSDTSSELSSDKSTNSSSISSSSSLKSSFYHTQPRMYNPYEGLIHEHNTNMYTSIKCNNINDYVNDKDKKNKKSLPYKKPNSLEENFLIYSDFMKKNIQNKKYYKTTIDSLNDLLCDGIETTQLYYFYGEKTKINKIILINLLYDIIVNNRYDKRRLSINNESIIFIYFSHINDISKILHIVTNKLKRDEQYEYNITEDDILQRFYMLRIKNISEIISFLSYIKQHSLKNKWNVYSDNKNYNNKEENYIKSHHYNNDVHIKMEHGNKYNTHQYNNYIHNKNDRLKNISCITIYNFTNLLKNININNPFDYFYLIRELKIVASMLNIAILIFDVAKHEGVDSNHNNKNNKKELKMKNITTQNEKEYNNTGTTATTRMIIINNNNNNNNNNNNNNNNNNNNNNNNNKCESAVNSHNKFYHNFINQSHQDINQEPYTHIIDNKDIISTQKKKIYMTNMKQNNIHMENYSSDTTSNDTIIYEENSKNSSLSDLTVLNINNNVSNNQHINHFSYTMNNPSNHSIKTINQNNDNITFLYNSNISFRINKIPLPFQIYNNFNIVVQIDLIQKIKKKKFIRFTLIKSQKNIKYLYSYSYIKKNILIDM
- a CDS encoding hypothetical protein (conserved Plasmodium protein, unknown function); translation: MNNEKKTEFRLDQSTASNGLFTVIERKPLSSLENNESLNFSNFNEQLNPSVVDTLKKKEDFNNDSNNVDNMNNSNNQSDSICGIYRLNSSQLLNDNLDNTLSRISYVDEDVSSFFDSDKEEELYFDNDISTLGSCYSINTPNKIYKKKKTRNSMNGIHAHGKEQINLLLEKNEEKKNSPFIHNKKEEKNNIYYKPEEGLNEDYYDIMNKKKKKKKKKSSFLKDHYFKENINATNDDINIHSMVSNHHSDHSDHSNKSEKLPNEKIVSIKNNNEEKAIRLNKNIYRVVNINKEEEKNNKESFIRRITQIRRSMINEKNFQRNEDDHRHKYDKKYDHGDGHHYKYDKKYDHGDGHHHKYDKKYDHSDGHHYKYDKKYDHSDGHHHKYDKKYDHGDGHHHKYDKKYDHGDGHHHKYDEKYDHGDGHHHKYDEKYDPSDGYHHHNHLYKYDKKYDHNDKDKIEHHNDVVDQDEHVEHEETNDKNSPSNNYSNYNNRFSEGYILKRDNKLARYNSDKRVKYKQLNSDEGYENVLKYTNKEKYSNVDSDIYYREQDYPEYYNDVPSRYNDYYNRVSNRNDKKNELNENSYYYKNIKYNEKNMFMKNNDDKENEPYPEVHYNDDKYIDNQYDDRYYNVNRDQYHFYDDEENVHKSKYMNKNYYNDYKDYYNKGNALNNYYEKEKLKRYSSFDEKVDIKRGDENDYIYNNNNNNNNNNNMDEKIHTLDKNNMYVDKNNIYDDKNNMYDDKNNMYVDKNKMYDDKNKMYDDKNKMYDDKNKMYDDKNNYGYNHHIVGGTNTTTYLKNLPKKSYKRREESGEINNESMNLESGEEEYRMMQKKKNTTFKHVDENNMYYKHNELLNEYNTIDDTDNLNNNINRNRNIYMHENRISNQQNNKFNLNNNELEADEKKNKMDNMFYNKERNYIINNQEYNKNYIYRNEYYKNEKNVYLDSYPYEMVEHKNKYTSNMNNKYDNKDSSYLYDDGSSSFNNKKYTKLIIKDNLCNNKYKHNNYDNHNNIDGNDVYYKHPYDIEEGRAYDKNYYHDNELNDHYLNYSDNYMNTKVNIHEDHNKNIDDNNMLYNNMNLTDENNNNNNHNDNNNNDKYNDDNNNNNNNKYHVMNQRNIYPNNIPMNYVGDINEDKNNYSLSDKQNIPPSDEKREENSRNFINETNKDEKENVNNMNNLNIVNNNMKNFIVPNMNGMVLPTTSVPANVIPANVIPANVVPANVIPTNVIPANVVPANVLPTNVVPANVVPANVVPANVVPANVVPANIVPNVPITNNNIQNNNNLENINKTNDNPAPPVKRKRGRPKMKKNPPEETQPTDLASNSNASSSYQATNTNIQNMNLNNLNPNLVNDMNQPLYTNLNTIINPPFNNQLANTVINLPLDQQVVQPLGHQVGQPLGQAINYQVIPPPQTIGQQLAEPINQQLNHQLSQQMNQQMNQQMNQQMNQQMNQQMNQQMNQQMNQQINQQISHQMNAQLDQQMNHQMSHQLNHQLNHQLNHQLNHQMNQQLNQQLNQQLNQQLNQPLSMTMNQPFNHPALYNNTNKPLNPSLYVVSNMMNNNYNGNLTEEQMGPMFNNHDNEQGNNLDPNFYHRNMEQTKSQNDDFSYEDEEEMNRNNKKNTRSSVSESEGQHSEKEFSKIHKRRGRRRKKDIEQYSNEFKQNNNQDNINQDTREENKSDPGYSTFVDENNKTVSYRVSYHPADAVWEKISGVKFGPMILTAQSRTTNVILSKKRSIELGNILHNLIYGYIYKGDNVRLTIGKESKNVKSGSPFFLPSFMDCSIHNDDDSGSAKIFLCFVYLN